The DNA region ACGTTGCATTTATCATGGCTTGCTTTTAATGAATTCCAATTATGATGATAAGGATATAACCAATATTGTTTGTTTATTAGTAGTAGAATTGGATACAAGCCATAAGCTCTTTTGAGAGCTTCTCTACTGGATATATACTCTATATTTTTAGTAGAGAAGCTCTCAAAAGAACTTATGACTTGTATCCAAACAAGcactaaaacaaatattatcagGAGTTATTGAGATATtggttaaagaactaaaaaaataaatattttttagtgagatatacaaaattttattgtcaTGTAAATGACATAAGATCTTATATCGGCATCAATCCTTTGAATTTATACTACTAAAAGCATTTAAAACATACACTTTCAATAGTTACTATAAAATTGTCTGATCAATTGCACTCAACCACGTATCCTGATATGCTACCCtctcatcttttatttttcttttgcattttaaaataCAGATCACCACTGTTTTGCTTTTACCTCCTGTTCAAAGCACGGGCCAACTTCTCTAGTTTAACAAAAATTTGTTCCCGAACCATTTGATGCGGTGTTTCTTGTATAAGTTCTGTTGTTTAtacttttcactaaaaaaaattactttccagACCAAGGATtagtagaaaacaaaataaactaaGTATTTACTTTAGTAATTCTAATATTGAGTGAATTTTTATGTAtgattcttaaatttatatGGTATTATAGAATCCATATAACTTAAGATAAACAATGATGTAGTATTGTAGATGCTTTAATAAAAAGATggatatacatatcatacaaTTTGCTTAAAAACCACCAAATCTTTGTTAAAAGACCAAATCTTAGCAGGAAATTcttacatattaattaattaaatagaaaagctaaatgttttattaaaaagaattattttccTTGCTCCCATTAAAGGTAAGGGAATAATGGGTTGGCCCGTTAGCCGCTCCTACTACTTTTCAGGGCCCATCCGAAAAAATTAAGAGTTTTTCACGGCCTATAAAGCACTCTGTCCACATTGCTTTAATTCGTTCGTGCAGATGCAATCACTGCGTCGTCAAGAAGCTTCATCATACCATTTTATATTTACACTGATAGATAGCATTAACGTCCATCTCTTTCTCCATTCCCATTAAACTATTAGCATCACAATGAAGCAATGACATAAAAGAAAGATGATTCAAAACACCAAAATGTAgagttttaagtaaaaaaataaggtatatgtgaattgaatttttattattaagattTAGGTGACTTAAATGGAAAGtaaaagattatattttattagataaattttagttgaatggatgcattgaaaattatttttgtttcaacttttaagatagcttatttattatagttggtgatAATCTTCAGTATAAATAGAAAGCATAATTAGTGGAGAAACACAACAAatgaagagagagtgtgtgagaagagagattgtgaaacaaagtcactttgttgaaAGAAAAGTATTTTTGTGTGAGTgtgttatcatttcttttatCTATTGTGGGTGGTACTCAggtttgtagagtgatacactatttggGATGAGTTACAATCTTATAATCATTTATGTAATAATGAAACGGTTTCATGAACGTAGTCAAAAGGTGTCGAATCacgttaaattcttgtgtttgttattatttttctactGTGTAATCTTTATTGTGTTCTTatcatattttgtgaatatagataattttatttgtgagaATATGGATTATCCAACAGCATTCTCAACCCTCTCCttattctcttctttctctGGTCACCACCCATTGTGAAAACCAAAGGAATTAAAGttcattcatttaaaaaataaagtaaagataaaaataacatgCACAACCTCAGCACTCTTTCTTCATCCTTCTTTCAACACTACTAACTGTAAGCATAGTTTCTCTTCACTCTCAGTGCTGCAACACTCATTTTATGATCAATGTAATGTGTGTTTATCAATGCAGGTTGGTTACGGTGGTCGCAACTTAGGAGATAAAAACCCGTTCACCCCGAAGGCTTACGTGGCACGTTATTGGGACAAACACGTCCTCAACAACTTGCCAAAGCCGTCGTTTCTTCTCTCAAAAGCATCCTCAATGAGCGCTTCCGACACGACGTCGTTTGCCAAGCTCGCCGCCGTGAACAAACTCTCCACGCGCCTGCCGGAGTTCTGCTCCGCCgcgcacctcctctgcttccaGGAGGTCCGGCCTAGCCTCGAGAAACACACCAAAGATGCCGGTTTTGAAACCTACAACGACGGCCAGAACTTCACCAATAACGGCATCTACTTCGCCGGCGGAATCGACGCCTTCAAAAACTACTCCAAAACCATTCTAGTGAACGATTTCCGGCGCTACAGTCGCAGCTCAGCCGGCCACGGCGAGAGCTTCACTGGCTACGGCGAGGACACCAACGTTGCCGACAAGAGCTTCCACACTTACAGCACCAACGCCGGCGGAGGCTCCGGCGAGTTCAAAAACTATTCCAGCAACTCTAACGTTCCCGACGTGCGATTCGCCACCTACTTCGATAGCATCGGTGGGAGAACACAATCGTTCTCAAGCAACAACGAGGACGACAACTACGACAGGCAGAGTTTCCAATCCTACGGCAAGAACTCCGCCGACGCGGCAAACTCATTCGCCGGCTACGGAACAAACTCCAACGTTGCCACGTTGGCTTTCATAAATTATGGCGTTGAGATGAACGTTCCAGAAGTGACTTTCAAGAGCTACGCTGTTAGAACTCACGCTAGCACTGAGAGTTTTGCTAATTACAGAGACCAGGCTAACATAGCTGATGACTCGTTTCAATCTTATGCTAAGAACACCAAAGAAAGGACCAAACTGGATTTCAAAAACTACGGGAATTCTTTTAACCCTGGTTCGGATACTTTCAAAGGCTATGCTAAAGGCGCAGAAGGGGATCACAAGGTTGGCTTCACAACCTA from Glycine soja cultivar W05 chromosome 8, ASM419377v2, whole genome shotgun sequence includes:
- the LOC114424168 gene encoding polygalacturonase 1 beta-like protein 3; the protein is MSASDTTSFAKLAAVNKLSTRLPEFCSAAHLLCFQEVRPSLEKHTKDAGFETYNDGQNFTNNGIYFAGGIDAFKNYSKTILVNDFRRYSRSSAGHGESFTGYGEDTNVADKSFHTYSTNAGGGSGEFKNYSSNSNVPDVRFATYFDSIGGRTQSFSSNNEDDNYDRQSFQSYGKNSADAANSFAGYGTNSNVATLAFINYGVEMNVPEVTFKSYAVRTHASTESFANYRDQANIADDSFQSYAKNTKERTKLDFKNYGNSFNPGSDTFKGYAKGAEGDHKVGFTTYNVNTNATFKDYAKQGVSFASYNVSFSSSSESKTIRSSFSPFLIEINCFTLWKKTVGM